The proteins below are encoded in one region of Bremerella sp. P1:
- a CDS encoding anhydro-N-acetylmuramic acid kinase: MTPCLRFVSAAILKVDSRGLNACFDVIHQLNVRTPPDVRAMLEQGGAGLTTGTQLPGMVSRLVSELQVVNVERLLNSCGVSAEKVTAIGQRGPVCGREFWKQTGSAISIGDPAILAESTGLTVMDHFEQRDIAKGGNAHGLDVLPMWLLLTKAVDSISARPKVVIRLDHSIELFYLPARRKNRPIPAIAYRSLGPGFALLQSLQSLCEQRPNASAVSPHTLADLMQKLQIEQVLADSPHQIQTAVESILAEMPELLASSVALNQTMESYWADSIHQAIAEHFPSSPEFAEIIVLGRGARREKLVQQIADRFPGVPVTTDVKRGWISGAVGASMAAILATLHVDQVSGNLPDLTGASAARVLGRITPGNPGNWRGVLAQMELAARQTMPLREAI, translated from the coding sequence ATGACTCCCTGTCTGCGCTTTGTCAGTGCGGCAATTCTCAAAGTCGACTCACGTGGACTCAACGCGTGCTTCGATGTCATCCATCAGCTGAATGTTCGTACGCCGCCTGACGTTCGCGCGATGCTCGAACAAGGAGGTGCCGGTCTGACCACCGGAACCCAACTACCTGGCATGGTCTCGCGGCTGGTCTCCGAACTGCAAGTCGTCAACGTCGAGCGGCTACTCAACTCGTGTGGCGTCTCGGCGGAAAAGGTCACGGCGATCGGCCAGCGTGGTCCCGTTTGTGGGCGCGAGTTCTGGAAACAGACAGGCTCGGCAATCTCAATCGGCGATCCGGCGATTCTCGCGGAATCGACCGGGCTGACCGTCATGGACCACTTCGAGCAGCGCGACATCGCCAAGGGTGGCAATGCCCACGGTTTGGATGTGCTTCCGATGTGGTTGCTGCTGACCAAGGCCGTCGATTCGATCAGTGCCCGGCCGAAGGTTGTCATTCGACTCGATCACTCGATCGAACTGTTCTACTTGCCAGCTCGGCGCAAGAACCGTCCGATCCCAGCCATCGCCTACCGCTCGCTGGGGCCTGGGTTTGCGCTGCTGCAATCGCTGCAAAGTCTGTGCGAACAAAGGCCGAACGCATCTGCCGTGAGTCCCCATACCTTGGCCGACCTGATGCAGAAGCTGCAGATCGAACAAGTCTTGGCCGACTCGCCGCATCAAATCCAAACAGCGGTCGAAAGTATTCTGGCCGAGATGCCGGAGCTACTGGCTTCGAGCGTCGCACTTAACCAAACGATGGAATCGTATTGGGCTGATTCAATTCATCAGGCAATCGCTGAGCATTTTCCCAGTTCGCCTGAGTTCGCCGAGATCATCGTACTGGGTCGCGGTGCCCGCCGCGAAAAGCTCGTGCAGCAAATTGCCGACCGGTTTCCCGGCGTGCCGGTAACCACCGATGTAAAGCGAGGCTGGATCTCGGGCGCCGTCGGGGCTTCGATGGCCGCGATTCTGGCGACGCTGCATGTCGACCAGGTCAGTGGTAATCTGCCCGATTTGACCGGGGCCAGTGCGGCCCGCGTGCTGGGACGCATCACGCCTGGTAACCCTGGCAACTGGCGCGGAGTTCTGGCGCAGATGGAACTGGCTGCCCGGCAAACCATGCCGCTGCGCGAGGCCATCTGA